A window from Aquabacterium sp. NJ1 encodes these proteins:
- a CDS encoding glycosyltransferase family 2 protein, which produces MLTLLAILALLGVALFLYSYLLYPLLLAMVAGIVQFRRDVAFALAKSERRPGGETAWPKVAVVIAAYNEQKHIAQRVRNLLALDYPADCLSIYIGSDGSRDDTAAILQQFADPRLHVFLFEENRGKANVLNDLVSRGREELIVFSDANTFFATDALKHLIQPFQDEAVGCVSGELHLLSSGGNNQDGLYWRVEQFLKFFESRIGGALGANGAIYAIRRKFWTQLPPDTICDDFCIAMNVAAFGGRIVYTPNARAEEEMPESIGDEYQRRIRIGIGNFQALFRSPRYFLSTSWGTRWAYVSHKVLRWLAPHLLLLSMAASFWLACLSSVWWWWVLLQTLGLAVAVVAYVMQGKGLGLPSVLNLLAFLFALNFAFIIASWRYVSGSYSGSWRRTSR; this is translated from the coding sequence ATGCTGACATTGCTCGCCATCCTGGCGCTCCTGGGCGTCGCCCTGTTTCTGTACTCCTACCTGCTTTACCCATTGCTTCTGGCGATGGTGGCGGGCATTGTGCAGTTCAGGCGCGATGTGGCGTTCGCGTTGGCCAAGTCGGAGCGCCGGCCTGGTGGTGAGACGGCGTGGCCGAAGGTCGCCGTGGTGATCGCGGCGTATAACGAGCAAAAGCACATCGCGCAGCGCGTGCGCAATCTGCTGGCACTGGATTACCCCGCAGATTGTTTGAGTATATACATCGGGTCTGATGGCAGCCGTGATGACACCGCAGCCATTCTTCAGCAGTTCGCGGATCCGAGGTTGCATGTGTTCTTGTTCGAAGAGAACCGTGGCAAGGCCAATGTCTTGAACGATCTTGTGTCTCGTGGGCGAGAAGAGTTGATTGTCTTTTCTGACGCCAACACATTCTTCGCGACCGACGCGCTCAAGCATCTGATTCAGCCCTTTCAGGATGAGGCTGTTGGCTGTGTCAGCGGGGAGTTGCACCTGCTTTCTTCGGGGGGTAATAACCAGGATGGGCTCTATTGGCGCGTTGAGCAATTTCTGAAGTTCTTCGAGAGCCGCATCGGCGGTGCATTAGGGGCCAATGGTGCGATTTACGCCATTCGTCGCAAGTTCTGGACGCAGCTTCCCCCGGATACGATCTGTGACGATTTTTGTATCGCCATGAATGTGGCCGCTTTTGGGGGGCGCATCGTGTATACCCCCAATGCTCGGGCGGAAGAGGAGATGCCTGAGTCCATCGGCGACGAGTACCAGCGACGTATCCGGATCGGCATCGGGAACTTTCAGGCCTTGTTCAGAAGCCCCCGGTACTTTTTGAGCACTTCGTGGGGCACCCGCTGGGCCTATGTGTCGCACAAGGTCTTGAGGTGGCTGGCCCCGCATTTGCTGCTGCTGTCGATGGCGGCGTCTTTCTGGTTGGCCTGTCTGTCGTCGGTCTGGTGGTGGTGGGTGCTGCTGCAGACCTTGGGGCTGGCTGTGGCGGTCGTCGCCTATGTGATGCAGGGGAAGGGGTTGGGTTTGCCTTCAGTGTTGAACCTGCTGGCCTTTCTCTTTGCGTTGAATTTCGCCTTCATCATCGCCTCGTGGCGATATGTGTCGGGCTCCTACAGCGGC
- a CDS encoding O-antigen ligase, with amino-acid sequence MLFIWLFAFGGAITHVMVHKDAAAAPRHYWLLFGLMFAVFLSLAVRGLFGYAFSAIAEFSSALLLFVFMSFNLQSMSRVRMTCMVILVSLFMLAVAGINAYHTGYMSEELVMQQGTYNPAVEIPKVRPPIPAQDKSGAFLWRVRGVGFLNDPNDFGQALVMAIPMLWLYFRQGAWIRNMLFVIMPSLVMGYCVVLTNSRGALLGIGSLLFFGVRSKLGNFKTILLMGAGAAGAIVIGAAGGREMSSKERSAEERIEAWVEGFNMLKGSPLFGVGYGRFTDAYYLTAHNSFVLGFAELGLFGYFFWMALIVLGFVAAGRVVQYTPPGSPENRAAHLLRSSLVGYLVCAWFLSRTYQAVLYCLLALCTAVWINACRSPAYAGIKELHAPLKFFKTTCLMVVLSLAAVRGFILMHYL; translated from the coding sequence ATGCTGTTCATCTGGTTGTTTGCGTTTGGCGGGGCAATCACACATGTGATGGTTCACAAGGACGCTGCTGCTGCACCCAGGCACTACTGGCTGCTCTTTGGTTTGATGTTTGCGGTTTTTCTGTCTCTGGCGGTTCGGGGTTTGTTTGGTTATGCATTTTCTGCCATAGCCGAGTTCAGTTCGGCCTTGTTGTTGTTTGTTTTCATGAGCTTCAATCTGCAAAGCATGAGCCGGGTGCGCATGACTTGCATGGTGATTCTGGTGAGCTTGTTCATGCTTGCAGTTGCAGGGATCAATGCATACCACACAGGCTATATGTCTGAAGAATTGGTCATGCAGCAGGGTACCTATAACCCGGCGGTCGAGATTCCCAAGGTTCGCCCGCCTATTCCGGCGCAAGACAAGTCGGGCGCCTTCCTTTGGCGGGTTCGTGGCGTGGGCTTTCTCAATGATCCAAATGATTTTGGTCAGGCTCTGGTGATGGCCATTCCCATGTTGTGGCTGTATTTTCGTCAAGGGGCATGGATCCGGAATATGCTGTTCGTGATCATGCCCAGTTTGGTGATGGGGTATTGCGTGGTCTTGACCAATTCCCGTGGCGCCTTGTTGGGGATTGGGAGTCTGCTTTTCTTTGGTGTGCGCAGCAAGCTTGGTAATTTCAAGACGATCTTGCTGATGGGGGCCGGAGCTGCTGGTGCCATCGTCATCGGGGCCGCAGGCGGGCGTGAAATGTCCTCCAAGGAGCGTTCTGCGGAGGAGCGCATTGAGGCCTGGGTTGAAGGTTTCAATATGCTGAAAGGATCCCCCTTGTTTGGTGTCGGATATGGCCGATTCACGGATGCCTATTACTTGACTGCGCACAATTCTTTTGTGCTGGGGTTTGCCGAGTTGGGCCTTTTTGGTTATTTCTTCTGGATGGCGTTGATTGTGTTGGGCTTTGTTGCGGCAGGGCGCGTTGTTCAATATACGCCGCCTGGGTCGCCCGAAAACAGGGCGGCTCATTTGCTGCGGTCTTCTCTCGTTGGGTATCTGGTGTGTGCCTGGTTCCTTTCCCGTACCTATCAGGCCGTTCTTTATTGTTTGCTGGCTTTGTGTACGGCAGTGTGGATTAATGCCTGCCGCTCGCCAGCTTATGCGGGGATCAAGGAGTTGCATGCGCCTTTGAAATTCTTCAAGACCACCTGCCTTATGGTGGTCCTGTCCCTTGCGGCGGTGCGCGGCTTTATTTTGATGCACTATCTCTGA